The following proteins are co-located in the Salvelinus namaycush isolate Seneca chromosome 31, SaNama_1.0, whole genome shotgun sequence genome:
- the LOC120025469 gene encoding diacylglycerol O-acyltransferase 2-like: MKQEKTQRKDFLENISVLQAVLTVPLFGPACIGLMVYLMFTSLWLLPTLYFIWQLKDRHTPERGGRRTAFVRNWKVWKHVRDYFPMKLVKTAELNPNKNYILGCHPHGVLSLGAFTTFTTEACGFMDLFPGVRSCLCILSGLFKIPLYREYVMATGCCPVSKPSLKHLLSKSGKGNALVIIIGGAAESLLSLPGVNAVVMKQRKGFVKVALEFGADLVPVYSYGENDIFRQVIFSEGSVGWRLQQLCKKIMGFAPCLFMGERWLWMPYHCPVTIVVGSPIPVPKRPSPTQEEVDHYHGLYMESLAKLFNKHKVSCGLSDSHELLIT, translated from the coding sequence ATGAAGCAAGAAAAGACTCAGAGGAAGGATTTCCTGGAGAATATCAGTGTTCTGCAAGCGGTGCTGACAGTCCCCCTCTTTGGTCCGGCTTGTATTGGGTTGATGGTGTACCTTATGTTTACGTCTCTGTGGCTGCTGCCTACTCTCTACTTCATATGGCAGTTAAAGGACCGGCACACACCTGAAAGAGGGGGTAGGAGAACTGCATTTGTGAGAAACTGGAAAGTGTGGAAGCACGTAAGGGACTACTTCCCAATGAAGTTGGTGAAGACAGCGGAGTTGAACCCAAATAAGAACTACATCTTAGGGTGTCATCCACATGGGGTCTTGAGTCTCGGAGCCTTTACTACTTTCACCACGGAGGCCTGTGGCTTTATGGACCTCTTCCCTGGGGTGCGCTCCTGTCTCTGCATCCTGAGTGGCCTCTTCAAGATCCCCCTCTACAGGGAATATGTCATGGCCACAGGTTGTTGTCCAGTCAGCAAGCCCAGTCTCAAGCACCTTCTGTCTAAAAGTGGGAAAGGCAATGCGCTGGTGATTATTATAGGGGGTGCTGCTGAGTCTCTGCTGAGTCTGCCTGGGGTCAACGCTGTGGTTATGAAGCAGAGGAAAGGCTTCGTCAAGGTGGCCCTGGAGTTTGGGGCTGACCTGGTGCCCGTCTACTCGTATGGGGAAAACGATATATTCCGCCAGGTGATCTTCTCAGAAGGCAGTGTGGGCTGGAGGTTACAGCAACTCTGTAAGAAGATCATGGGCTTTGCCCCTTGTCTGTTCATGGGTGAACGCTGGTTATGGATGCCTTACCACTGCCCTGTCACCATTGTCGTGGGTAGTCCTATCCCAGTGCCAAAGAGGCCTTCTCCCACTCAGGAGGAGGTGGACCACTATCATGGCCTATACATGGAGTCCCTGGCCAAGCTTTTCAATAAGCACAAAGTCAGCTGTGGACTCTCAGACAGCCATGAGTTGCTGATCACATAA